The Cryomorphaceae bacterium 1068 genome window below encodes:
- the rplP gene encoding 50S ribosomal protein L16: protein MLQPKRTKFRKMQKGRIKGIASRGTTIAFGSFAIKTMDEGFITSRQIEAARIALNRYMKREGKVWIRIFPDKPITSKPAEVRMGKGKGAPSHWVAVVRPGRILFEVDSVPLEVAQEALRLASQKLPVKTKFVVRRDYSVQA from the coding sequence ATGTTACAACCGAAGAGAACGAAGTTTAGAAAAATGCAGAAAGGTCGCATCAAGGGAATTGCTTCCCGTGGTACTACCATTGCATTCGGATCCTTCGCAATCAAAACGATGGATGAGGGTTTTATTACCTCTCGTCAAATCGAAGCCGCTCGTATCGCACTAAACAGATACATGAAGCGTGAAGGTAAAGTTTGGATTAGAATTTTTCCAGACAAGCCGATCACTTCTAAGCCTGCAGAGGTACGAATGGGTAAGGGTAAAGGAGCCCCTAGTCACTGGGTAGCGGTAGTGCGACCAGGTCGAATTCTTTTTGAAGTGGACTCTGTTCCTTTGGAGGTAGCTCAAGAAGCTTTGCGACTTGCATCACAAAAGCTGCCGGTAAAAACAAAATTTGTGGTTCGACGCGACTACAGTGTTCAAGCATAA
- the rpsS gene encoding 30S ribosomal protein S19, giving the protein MSRSLKKPPFVHYKLLSRVEAAQSSGKKSVIKTWSRASTITPEFVGMTIAVHNGNKFIPVYVTENMVGHKFGEFAPTRTYRGHAGNRKDKKR; this is encoded by the coding sequence ATGAGTAGATCACTCAAAAAACCGCCTTTCGTACACTACAAATTATTGAGCCGCGTGGAAGCTGCCCAGTCTAGTGGAAAGAAATCAGTAATCAAGACTTGGTCAAGAGCCAGTACGATTACTCCGGAGTTTGTAGGTATGACTATAGCAGTGCACAACGGAAACAAGTTTATTCCTGTGTATGTAACGGAGAACATGGTAGGACACAAGTTTGGTGAATTTGCCCCGACACGTACTTACCGTGGTCATGCTGGAAATCGAAAAGACAAGAAGCGGTAG
- the rpsQ gene encoding 30S ribosomal protein S17, whose translation MSERNLRKQRIGVVSSNKMDKSITVVVERKVKHGLYGKFVKKTTKFVAHDETNDCNPGDTVKIMETRPLSKRKNWRLVEVLERAK comes from the coding sequence ATGTCAGAGAGAAATCTTAGAAAACAACGTATTGGTGTGGTTTCATCTAACAAGATGGACAAGAGCATCACAGTAGTGGTAGAGCGAAAAGTAAAGCATGGTCTTTACGGAAAGTTCGTAAAGAAGACCACGAAATTTGTCGCACACGACGAAACGAATGACTGCAACCCTGGTGACACGGTTAAAATCATGGAAACACGACCATTAAGTAAGCGCAAGAATTGGCGTTTGGTCGAAGTATTGGAAAGAGCTAAATAA
- the rplV gene encoding 50S ribosomal protein L22, protein MGSRKHIAAEKRKEERKTLAIAKLNNVPTSPRKMRKVADVIRGENVLQALNMLKFMPQDAARRLEKLVLSAIANWQAKNEDKSTDEENLIIKEISVDSGRMLKRLRPAPQGRAHRIRKRSNHVTIILDSAK, encoded by the coding sequence ATGGGATCAAGAAAACATATCGCAGCTGAGAAAAGGAAAGAGGAAAGAAAGACTTTGGCCATCGCCAAGTTGAACAATGTTCCGACTTCTCCACGAAAAATGCGAAAGGTAGCAGACGTAATCCGAGGTGAAAACGTATTGCAAGCATTGAACATGTTGAAGTTCATGCCCCAAGATGCAGCTCGACGTTTAGAGAAACTGGTTCTTTCAGCCATAGCGAACTGGCAGGCAAAGAATGAAGATAAAAGTACTGACGAAGAAAACTTGATTATCAAAGAGATTTCAGTTGACAGTGGTCGGATGCTAAAAAGGTTGAGACCTGCTCCGCAGGGAAGGGCTCACCGAATAAGAAAAAGATCAAATCACGTAACCATCATTTTAGATAGCGCGAAATAA
- the rpmC gene encoding 50S ribosomal protein L29, which yields MKAKDIRDLTTDELIEKLEIEEENFGKLRLNHAVAALENPMQLRAQRRTVARLKTAVRERQLSEKK from the coding sequence ATGAAAGCAAAAGACATTAGGGATCTTACGACCGATGAACTCATCGAAAAATTAGAGATCGAAGAAGAAAATTTTGGGAAATTAAGGCTGAACCACGCTGTTGCTGCCTTAGAGAACCCGATGCAGTTGAGAGCGCAACGAAGAACTGTTGCCAGATTGAAAACTGCAGTGCGTGAACGTCAACTTAGCGAGAAGAAATAA
- the rplX gene encoding 50S ribosomal protein L24, giving the protein MKIHIKKGDTVQVTTGESKGSTGRVVSVQRDKYRAIVEGVNIVSRHTKPSAANPQGGITKMEAPIHISNLLVVDPTTKKGDRIGYKKDADGNSVRYFKKSGEQV; this is encoded by the coding sequence ATGAAAATTCACATCAAGAAAGGAGATACCGTACAAGTAACGACAGGAGAGTCCAAAGGATCTACAGGTCGTGTTGTAAGCGTTCAGCGTGATAAGTATCGCGCTATCGTAGAAGGCGTAAACATAGTGTCTCGTCATACTAAGCCTAGCGCTGCTAATCCTCAAGGTGGAATCACCAAAATGGAAGCGCCTATCCATATTTCAAACTTATTAGTTGTAGACCCTACAACGAAGAAAGGAGATAGAATTGGATATAAGAAAGATGCCGATGGAAATTCGGTAAGATATTTTAAGAAATCAGGAGAACAGGTATAA
- the rplN gene encoding 50S ribosomal protein L14 produces MIQQESRLRVADNSGAKEVACIRVLGGTKRRYASIGDQIVITVKDAMPSGNVKKGMVSRAVVVRVRKEVRRLDGSYIRFDDNAVVLLNNAGEMRGTRIFGPVARELREKQFMRIVSLAPEVI; encoded by the coding sequence ATGATACAGCAGGAAAGTAGGCTAAGAGTTGCCGATAATAGTGGTGCCAAAGAAGTGGCTTGTATCCGAGTACTCGGAGGCACTAAGCGTCGGTACGCATCTATTGGCGATCAAATAGTGATCACGGTTAAAGATGCGATGCCTTCAGGAAACGTAAAGAAAGGTATGGTTTCCAGAGCCGTAGTAGTTCGAGTGCGCAAAGAAGTGCGTCGACTTGATGGTTCGTATATCCGCTTTGATGATAACGCAGTGGTTCTTTTGAACAACGCTGGAGAGATGAGGGGAACTCGAATTTTCGGTCCTGTCGCTCGTGAGCTTCGCGAAAAGCAGTTTATGAGAATAGTATCACTAGCACCAGAGGTAATTTAA
- the rpsC gene encoding 30S ribosomal protein S3, with product MGQKTNPIGNRLGFIRGWDSNWYGGRDYSDKIVEDDKIRKYLDVRLAKASVAAVIIERTLKLVTITIKTARPGVIIGRGGSEVDKLKEELKKLTNKEVQINIFEVKRPELDARLVAESIARQIEGRISFRRAVKMSIAATMRMGAEGIKVTVSGRLNGAEMARTESYKEGRTPLHTFRADIDYYQAEAHTKMGRLGVKVWICKGEVYGKRDLSPSFEKSNSPGGPRPGGGGGNRKPRARRK from the coding sequence ATGGGACAGAAAACCAACCCAATAGGAAACAGACTGGGATTCATCCGCGGATGGGATTCAAACTGGTATGGAGGTCGTGATTACAGCGATAAGATTGTCGAAGATGACAAGATTCGTAAGTACTTAGATGTCCGTTTAGCGAAGGCTAGCGTCGCCGCAGTGATTATCGAACGTACGCTGAAATTGGTTACAATTACAATTAAGACAGCACGTCCCGGAGTAATTATCGGAAGAGGTGGGTCTGAAGTAGATAAGCTAAAGGAAGAGTTAAAGAAACTGACTAACAAGGAGGTTCAAATCAACATCTTCGAAGTAAAGAGACCTGAACTTGACGCGAGATTAGTTGCGGAGAGTATTGCACGACAAATCGAAGGAAGAATTTCTTTCAGACGCGCAGTTAAGATGTCCATTGCAGCTACTATGAGAATGGGTGCTGAAGGAATAAAAGTTACTGTTTCAGGTCGACTGAACGGTGCTGAAATGGCAAGAACTGAATCTTACAAGGAAGGTAGAACGCCGTTGCATACTTTCCGTGCAGATATAGACTATTATCAAGCGGAGGCCCACACAAAAATGGGACGCTTAGGGGTGAAAGTTTGGATTTGCAAAGGTGAAGTATATGGCAAGAGAGATCTTTCGCCTTCTTTTGAGAAGAGTAATTCTCCGGGAGGACCTCGCCCAGGCGGAGGCGGTGGAAACCGCAAGCCGAGAGCAAGACGTAAGTAA